The sequence CGCAGATTGCCTTCACGGGTACGCTCGGCGAATTTGACCTCGGCGACCAGTTCTGGTTTCAGCCAGGTGATGGTGGATTCTAAGGGGATCTTTTCGGTGAACGGCGATTTTGTGGTCTTCAGTTTTTCCATTTTATGCTTCATCTCGGTTAGCGATTTGTCATTGAAACCGGTGCCGACGTTGCCGGCGTGGCGTAGTTTGCCGCCGTCTTCATGCTGCGCCAGGACGAGCGAGCCGAAGGCGCCGGCGCGGGCGCCATGGCCGGCCGTATAGCCGGCGATGATGAACTCATCGGACAGGGTACCCTTGATTTTAAGCCAGTCGTTGGAGCGTTTGCCCGGCAGGTAGGCGGCGTCACGGCGTTTGGCGATGACGCCCTCCATGCCGGTATCGATGGCGGCGGCGAAGATAGTGGCGCCGTCGCCGTCCAGCCGCCGCACCGCTTTGACCGCGCTGCCCGGCTTAAGTACCTTGTCGAGGAGTTCGGCACGGGCGGACTGCGGCGCCCCGGTCAGGTCCCAGCCGTCGAGGTAGAGCAGGTCGAAAACGTAGTAGTGCAGTGCGTACCTTTCGCTGTCCTCGCTAAGGCGCTGCTTGACGTGCTGTTGCAGGCACTGGAAGCACGGCCGGTTGTTTTCGTCGAGGGCGACGAGTTCACCGTCGACGACCGCTTCGTGCACGTCCTGGGCGGCCATCTCCGCGGCGACGCGGGGGAAGTGATCGGTGTAGTCGTGGAGATTACGCGATTGCAGCATCGCCCGGCCATCTTGGATGAAGGCGATGATGCGGTAGCCGTCGAGCTTGGGCTCGAAGTACCAGTCAGGATCGGTGAAAGGCTTCCCGGTGAGCGTCGCCAGCATGGGCGCCAGGCGTTCCGGTATCGGGGCCTTTTGAACGCCCGGTATTTTGGCGAGCGCTGTCTTATCCAAGGCTATTTACCTTTTCCCGCCGTCGCCTTTTCTTTGCTTTTCGCCAAACTGGCTTCGAGCGCGGCCATGAGGTCGGCGGTCTCTTTCTCCGGAGGGGCCTTGGGAGGCTCGATCTTCTTGCCCTTGAGCTTGGCGTCGATGATCTTTTCGAGGGCCAGGCGATACTCGTCCTTGTACTGCTTGGGGTCGAACGGCTGCGCCATGCTCTTGATCAGGGATTGGGCCATGTCGAGTTCAGCCTTGGAGGACTCCGATTTCGGTTCCGGTGTCTCCGGCGCGGGCACGATCTCCCCCGGGTAGCGCATCGAGTGGAGGATCAGGCCGTTGCCGTAGGGCCGGAGGCAGGCCAGGTGCTCCTTGCGGGCGAAAGTCACCTTGGCCACGGCGACCTTGCCGGTTGAGAGCATCGCCTCTCTGAGCAATCGGAACGGTTTCTCGCCGAGGGGTTGGGGTTCGAGGTAATGGGAGTCGAAAAAAAATATCGGATCGATCTCATCCTCGCCGACGAAGGCCTGCAAGTCGATACTGCGGGTGGTTTTTATCGGCACGGCCTCGAAATCCTTGTCGGTGATGACGATATACTGCCCCTTGGCGTACTCATAGCCGCGGACGGTGTCCTTGACGCTGAAGTACTCATCGTCCTCAGGGCAATGCAGCACCTGGCTGGGTTTGACCAGGTCCTTTTTATGGAGGTAATTGAAGCGCAGAGGCCGCTCCCGGATGGCCACCGACATCGATACGGGGATGACGACCAGGCCGAAACTGATGGCGCCTTTCCAGAATGCTTTTGGCATTGATTCCTCCTTGAAGTGTTGGTTAGTTTAAATATAGCGTAATGATAATTAAATTCGAAATCCGAATGTCGAAATCCGAAACAATGTCCAAATTAAAAAAATTCCAATCACTAAACGGGGCGGGACGAATACTACCAATGGGGGACGTTGAAAGATTAGCGATACGTAGAGGTATTGGTGAAAAATATTTTGAGTCGTTTTCCAAAGTGCAGAAACGAAGATTTTTTTATCGAGATTTCAAATTCAAGACGATGCCACGCCTCCCCTGGATCCTCCGCTTGTGCGTAGGATGACACGGGGGGGGTAGGGGGGCGTAGGGAATATTTCATCGTTTGTAGCCTCGGGCGACGCGGGGTTGGTAGAGGCTGGCGGCCTCGTAGGTCAGGACGAGGGACGTCAGGTAGTCGTCGTGGGATTTGGCGGAGCCCACGTGGAAGTTGATGGTGCGGTTGGGGCGGTACTGGGCCCGGGCGCCTTCGAGCTGGCGCCAGCATTCCGCCGATTCCGGGGAGGCGTCGCGGGTATGCAGTTTCACCCGTCCGGTGTTGACCGCGGCCAGGAACTCGAAGGCCAGTTGGCTCTTGGAAGCGGCGGTGAAGATGAACGGTTTGACGCGCGAGCCCAGTTGCTGGATCAGCGTCGAGGCCAGCGGCTGGCCCATGCCGGTGGCGTCCACCACCAGGCGCTTGAGATCCCAATGCCGCGCCAGATCTACCACTTTGGGCATGAAGGTGGTGACCGGCTCACCGGTCCAGGCATACTGCCGCACGACCCGGATACAGGGCTCGGCGATGCCGATGAACGAGGTGGCCAGGTCGATCTCGGCGACGGTCAACACGGTCGAATCAGAGCCCGAACCGGGATTGTCCCCGGCGAGGTCCAGGCCGGCGACATAGACCTTGCCCTTTTCCGGGATGCCCAGCCGCCGGTGAGCGCCGGCCATCTGGGCGAGCTGCGCCCGGTTGAGGAAACCGCTGCCGTCGGGCAGGGAGTCCAGGGCGTACTGGGTGCGGAAAACCGGGTGATCGTCGCCCAGGCGAACGCGTTCGCCTTCGACAAAATTACCGTAGGCGGGGTTGTATCGGGCAACCTCCCGCCAGTCGAACCGGAAATGACGTTTGACGCCATCCACGCGCTCAAGCTCCAGATTGCGCCGCTTGGTCTCCTCGAGCAGGCTGCCGCCGTCCCAGGGCGTACCGTAAAGCACGGTGGTGGCGTTGCCGACCGCGGCCATCGGACGGAAATCCCGGTCGAACTTATCGGCGTCGATATCCTGAGCCTCATCGGCTTCCAGCAGGAGGTGAGCGGTATTGCCGACGACATTGGCCTCCGGATCCGCCGAAAGGAAAACGACCCGCGCGCCGAACACCCTGACGGTGTGACCGCCCTCAAAGGTATAATGTCCGCGGAAACCGCGCTCATTCAGACGGTCGATGAGACGCCGAAGCGATATCCGCGCCTGGGGCGTGAAGGTGGGGGCGCACTTGACGATGTTCACCTCAGAACCAAGCCCGTAAGCGGCCGCCAGGTAGATCTCCAGCGCCGCGGAAAGCTCATTCTTGCCGCCCTGGCGGGCGATCTCCACGGTGAAGGTCAACCCGGCGCCGGAAGTAACGCTGCGCACGACCGAAGAGAAAATCTCCTTCTGATAAGGCCGCAGCTCAACCATCGACGCCGTTCTCCAATACCCCGATCGAGGCATCCTTTTCCGCCCGCAGCACATCGAGGACAGCATCCCTGATCCCGCGCCGGTCCTCCTGCCCCAGCTTGTCCTGAATAGCCAGCAACCGGCCGATGGTGCCGCAGGCACGGACGAACAAGCGGGCGCCAGCGGGATCATCGCAATCCACGGCAGCTAACCTGACCCGGAGAGCGCCGATCTCCGCGGCCAGATCCCTGACCCCGGCGGCCTGCGCGAAATCCGTACACTGCTGTTCGGTGAAATGGCGCGCGTAAAAACCATGTGTGGTAGCGTTCTGATTTCCGGGCTGACCGCCACGGAGTCTGGGCACGTTTACTTCATTGTCTTGACTCAACAAGATACTCCTGTTCTATCTTTATTCGGGGGCACGTATAGAACAAGGCCGGTATGGAGGGTTTGTCAATAGGACTTTGGCGGGTTTGGAAAATATATATTTCCGGCTGTCAGCTATCAGCTTTTAGTTTTTGGGGGGGTGGGGGTCCAGACAAGTTCTGAATTCTACTTTGGGATGATACTAACGGTGGGGTAAGGTCACCGGGAGCCAAAGGCACGCGGCGGAGTGCCCAAATGACGGCGTGGATTGTTGGACGACCTATGGCTCATCCTCCCATTTCAAACACGGGGCTTCTTCTGGTAAAATGTATTATAGAAAAGAAGGAGAAATAATGTCACCGGAAAAACTGCTTAACAAGAATTCAAGTGAAATCAGGATCATCACCGGCTGTGGCGAGGACGAAGCCAGTTGCCCCAAGGTGAAGCGGAAACGCAAGCCTGAGCTGGAAGATATGATTCTGACCATCCTTATCGAGATACCCAAGGGAAGCCGCAACAAGTACGAGTACGACAAAGAGCGCAAGATCATCAAGTTCGACCGCATGCTGTTCTCCGCGGTGCATTACCCGTCCGACTACGGTTTCATCCTCGATACCCTGGCCGA comes from Dehalogenimonas sp. THU2 and encodes:
- the ligD gene encoding non-homologous end-joining DNA ligase, translated to MDKTALAKIPGVQKAPIPERLAPMLATLTGKPFTDPDWYFEPKLDGYRIIAFIQDGRAMLQSRNLHDYTDHFPRVAAEMAAQDVHEAVVDGELVALDENNRPCFQCLQQHVKQRLSEDSERYALHYYVFDLLYLDGWDLTGAPQSARAELLDKVLKPGSAVKAVRRLDGDGATIFAAAIDTGMEGVIAKRRDAAYLPGKRSNDWLKIKGTLSDEFIIAGYTAGHGARAGAFGSLVLAQHEDGGKLRHAGNVGTGFNDKSLTEMKHKMEKLKTTKSPFTEKIPLESTITWLKPELVAEVKFAERTREGNLRVPVFLRLRDDKNATEVVAHENPVSRTG
- a CDS encoding Ku protein, giving the protein MPKAFWKGAISFGLVVIPVSMSVAIRERPLRFNYLHKKDLVKPSQVLHCPEDDEYFSVKDTVRGYEYAKGQYIVITDKDFEAVPIKTTRSIDLQAFVGEDEIDPIFFFDSHYLEPQPLGEKPFRLLREAMLSTGKVAVAKVTFARKEHLACLRPYGNGLILHSMRYPGEIVPAPETPEPKSESSKAELDMAQSLIKSMAQPFDPKQYKDEYRLALEKIIDAKLKGKKIEPPKAPPEKETADLMAALEASLAKSKEKATAGKGK